TCCAACATAAGCACGTAAGATATAGAAATATTAGATTGGTGCCGTTATTTGGGGAAACGAGCCTCTAATTCATGAGCTTTCATAGGACGGGAAAAATCTTACTTCAATAATGTCCGCAGTGAAAAGAGCACAGGTTAGTTTCATATCAAAGTAGCTTTGAATCTCCTACTAATCTGAATGAAAatcgtttattattttacattattctAGCAATGGGCTACATTTGCTAGAACCTGGCATCTTTTCGATGCTACATGGCAAAATCCATTTGACAGTGCACAAGTAATAATCAAGCATCTCATGGGTCTACACAAACCCATATACCATCCAATGAGTGAGTACAAAATTGCTGAGAACTTGTATTTCCTGAAATATTTACGTAATTAATAGttgagttttcatttttacaattaaattaGTTAATTTTTGACACTCATTCACAGATGATTGCGGAGATCATGTTGTTGTCATGAATAGTAGAGATATCGCCTTACCAGGTGACGAATGGAGGAAACGTGTGTATTTCCACCACACAACCTACCCTGGGGGTGCATCGTGGACACTTGCCTGGGAATTGCACAACAAAAATCCTACATTGGTAAGAAATCATCGTAATTTAAtacagaatataaatataaatattctttCAAGAGTCTGCTAActagtgtattttttttcgtgtagGTCATAAAAAAAGCTGTGTATAATGGAATGGACGGCAACTTACAACGAAGGCATACAATGCAACGTTTACATGTTTTCCCTGACGATAAAATCCCTGAAGAGATCTTGAAAAACATCAGTAATCAAATTAGATATTTGAGACCTGTCCCAACTCGATTGGATCATATTTCACCAGAAGAAGTCGAAAACTACCCGAAAATTGTAGACTATCCAAAACAGTATATTCTGCGTTAAAGAAAATCCGCAGTTTACAAAGTCGacataaaaagaaaactttgtaGTTTGCAATCATTAGCAAATTTAAATTACTCCAAAACATACTGACATTTTGTACATCTGTATATAgtcatgaaaataaattcctaCCAAGTAGTTCCATCCAGTCACGGTTTATGTATTTAAACCTGTACTTATTTTATCGATAACAAACAACAGCAAAAACTTTGTTACAACCAACGGGTGGTGTAAACTGACGATTAATAACAAACGTGATTTCTATCAACGGTACAAAACTCAATCAATTTCACCGTTGAGATAAACAGAGTATTATATAGGtagtaaaattatatattccAACACGTAACTATTTGTTATCATCTTCCCACCATGTATAAAGTATTAAAAGCATcatacaaattatttatatcaaGATAACCATTTTGTCCGATTATTCAGCAAGTGGTATTTTATGGTCATAAGCTCATACATCAACATCATTCACACATCACTGTTTAGACACAAATCTTCGGCCACTGCATGAGCGCTGACATACATCATTTTATGTTTGTTTGCCAAAAATGTATCAATGGCTTGTTGGCGGACCTCTTCCCATGCATATAAGTCTCGGTAAATCGGTCTAATAAATTTCATACGTCCTTGTTCCGTTACAAAGGTTAACGCAAGTGATACTTTGGCTCTCCAGCGACCCTTGAGTGACAAACGTATCCATTGAAATCTGTTGAACAATGTATTAATGGATTAAGTGTCGATagttttgtataaaattcaaaacaaattcACAAATATTCAGTACTTATGATTGTAATAAGTTGTCCTGTACCtgatttctgaatttttcatagGATCGAACTTGTACACTTGATTCATAACTTCTAACTTTTTTTGTGATAACGTTTCATTGGCTAGTAATAATTCAGCCAGAAATTCAATCTTTTGATTTGAACTTAATTTTGTGATATCTGACGCGTTGAATGGGCTTGTTGTATTTTCGTCCCAATGAAGCCACCGATCTGCTAATTCTCTGCACACTTGTGTCAAAGTTGTGTCATACGCTGGGATTACAGGGGGCATCCCTGGTCTGTAAAGCCATGTATCCCAATCAATAGAGTTTAGGACctgcgataaaaataaaaatgtttaaatgtGAAGATTTATGATAGCCTAGTGCGCAGAAATCAGTTGAATCAATATCTTACATCAACTTTGTCCTTGAAGTAATCATATAAATACCCTTTCCAAGTTAATGTCACTATACTTTTGTACTTATATGTGTTCAaataagatttcaaaaatggtTCAAACACTTCTGGTCCTCCGAGAAGCTGCTCGATGTAGTACACAAATGTGTGACCTTTTTCATAGGGTACCGTTGAAAAAGCATCATCAGGATCCATGCCTATCAAGTTTGGCACAAGGTATGTAAGTAGATCAGTTTCACCACATACTGCAATCTGAAAAGCAAGAATGTTGAAACTACCATATTATTCCAAATATACGCAATTCACACAAATTGTGAATAACCAAATCAGGAATACTCACAGTTTCACGTAACGCCTTGAGCCCTCTAATAGCTGAAAAGTCCCGAAATTTATCACCATGTATTCTCCCCTGTATTTTTCGTTCAACGAACATAGTGAATCCCTCATTTAGCCAAAAGTGTTCAAAGTTTGCATTTGTCACCAAGTTTCCAGTCCAGCTGTGAGCTATTTCATGAGCAACCACATCAGCCAGAGAACGATCCCCAGCCAAGAGAGTCGGTGTTACAAAAGTTAAACAAGGATTTTCCATACCACCAAATGGAAAGCTCGGTGGTAAAATCAACAAGTCataaatttctaaaataaaAGCTCTGAATAATGTTACAATGCCAGCAAAATCGTCACTGGCTATTATTtgattgagaatttttatagaatcttggtaaacatacatataataaaataattaaaaaataaggCTGACTTAATACTCGTGATACATCACCACCAcatcagaaaaaaaacgtaccCCAAACGTAAGGGCCACAAATATCTTCAGCAGTTCTTAGCATAGTTTCTGTTTCGCTAAATTCAAATGCACTTTGCTCAATGAGCTCCTTTTCCGCCCAGACATGTGATCTTGGGCCGACTCTCTGGGAGACTAATTTTCCAACAGCGAGTGCAATTAAATAGACAGGAATTGGAACTGGCTGGTGAAATTTGTGTATTCTGATATCCCCACCAGATTCTACTATCCCGTCATGCAAAGCAGACATGAGGACAGTCAAATTTGCTGGTGCTTTTATCTGCATTGATACACAGTACATTATAGGAAAAAACATAATGGCCATGTTCTGTGCACAGTGTGTTTCAtttacgaaatattttattgaacgTTGTTGTATGGATGCATTACCTCAGCAGTATAGGTCGCTTTCACAGACGGAGTGTCTTGGCAGGGCAATATAGAACGGGCATGAATAGCCTGTACAAAACGAACATATTtttagaataaaattcatggaatatcaataattatttttatttcaaccatTCAACTACCTGACATTGTGAAAACATGTATGGATATTTTCCACCCGCTGTTTGTTCTGGCTCTAGCCATTGTAAACCACTGGCACTGGGCGAAGTCGCATactgtatttcaattttatatctGTAAGGAAAGTGAAAATATGTCCAAATTTTGTATGGAATTGAGTTATTATTCAAGATAAAGTGTATAAAAGCAAGTCAATTATCTCATCAAAGTTCAAATTCTCCACACATGTAAAAAGAATGTGGATTATCAATTGAATTTATCACTGTCCATCAAGCTTTCTGACAGTGGGAATTAGTCTATTGAAATAACAAGTGCTTTCTTATCAAGTTTTACAGATTGAGAAACAAGTGATAACGACAGTTTTACACTTTCAATATTTCTgtcaattgaaattaaattcaagtagtaattgtcaaataatttaattacgtATTATTTGGAGATTGCACTTGAGGCAGTTTGATGCTGAGTTTTGACCCATATGTCACTGATTCCCCTTTGACAAACTCTAATGGCGAACCATCGGCAACATTAAGCACAGTCGAAATGGTCAACCCTCGGTTATCCAAAATctacaacattttttatagATTATGAAAATACCAATTTTAAGAATTTCTCGATAATTGAAACTCTGTACTTGGACGTGTTCACGCTAGTAAAAGCATTTCGGATTATTGATTGTACTATCTCATTCACTAATGCAACTTTACATGTGGATGAATAAAGACATTATCGAAGGCACTCacactgaaagaaatttaagtCGCCTTATGGAACAATACTAACCACTTCGTTGGTATCCCCAGATTTTTTAACATCCAAAATAACGCTTCCAACCAATACTTTTTTGTCAAAATCCACACGCAGGTGCAGATCAATATGCGTCACCACGGCTAAGTCtggaaatatttgaataattgaaacaataacaAGATACGGAGAATAACGTCAAATAGTTATTCAAGCCGTATTTAGATATGTGAAAGAGTTTGCAGCTCAGAAAACCTATTTCGACTCATATTTATGGGTGTATCAAATGACAAGCCACTAATTATTTCGAAATGtacacaaaaaatattttgttgtagGTTAAGACTTTCAGCTAAcgataaatattcataaacGATTCAAGCTCAATCGAAATAGCATTGATTAAAACATTAAATTATAGCGGAATTGTGTGTATTAATTCATTAAATgcaaatatattacaatacCGGGCCGTGAATAGGAATTTGGATCTCCTGGACTCAACGACATGTTTGCTGCTGCCGACCACTGAGCCGGAATGAATGACGTTAGGAAAGAAATGTACTTCAGAGAGCGTATCAGAAATGGACGCACCGCTAATCCCATGATTTAGGATTATTCAAAATTCCAATTACGCTTCAACCACTTTCTACCGATTACCATCCAGTTTTTTCTTCGCTTCTTACCCCGAATGATGCTGATAACGAGGGtcaattacttttgaaaatgaccCTTCTATATCTTATTATTCTCTGATcgcagaattaaaaaaaaattcggtatcgattcttttgcttgctgTAAGTCCTAAAATAATATgttgacaaaaatatttaaagaaGGATCTCTGTTCCTTTGTTAATTCTGCGGATTTCAGagcatttttttacaataattgaattaaaaattttttttttaatctttcgctgtgagttataaattattacttggatgaattggaaaagaaacaaatgtttttgtacagagtttttttttttggggtaATAATTTGAA
The Neodiprion fabricii isolate iyNeoFabr1 chromosome 1, iyNeoFabr1.1, whole genome shotgun sequence DNA segment above includes these coding regions:
- the LOC124179629 gene encoding leukotriene A-4 hydrolase, whose amino-acid sequence is MGLAVRPFLIRSLKYISFLTSFIPAQWSAAANMSLSPGDPNSYSRPDLAVVTHIDLHLRVDFDKKVLVGSVILDVKKSGDTNEVILDNRGLTISTVLNVADGSPLEFVKGESVTYGSKLSIKLPQVQSPNNTYKIEIQYATSPSASGLQWLEPEQTAGGKYPYMFSQCQAIHARSILPCQDTPSVKATYTAEIKAPANLTVLMSALHDGIVESGGDIRIHKFHQPVPIPVYLIALAVGKLVSQRVGPRSHVWAEKELIEQSAFEFSETETMLRTAEDICGPYVWEIYDLLILPPSFPFGGMENPCLTFVTPTLLAGDRSLADVVAHEIAHSWTGNLVTNANFEHFWLNEGFTMFVERKIQGRIHGDKFRDFSAIRGLKALRETIAVCGETDLLTYLVPNLIGMDPDDAFSTVPYEKGHTFVYYIEQLLGGPEVFEPFLKSYLNTYKYKSIVTLTWKGYLYDYFKDKVDVLNSIDWDTWLYRPGMPPVIPAYDTTLTQVCRELADRWLHWDENTTSPFNASDITKLSSNQKIEFLAELLLANETLSQKKLEVMNQVYKFDPMKNSEIRFQWIRLSLKGRWRAKVSLALTFVTEQGRMKFIRPIYRDLYAWEEVRQQAIDTFLANKHKMMYVSAHAVAEDLCLNSDV
- the LOC124179637 gene encoding 39S ribosomal protein L13, mitochondrial, which gives rise to MGNVSSKNFVPRSRKFVRRNQKSFFQHKHDGKNLTSIMSAVKRAQQWATFARTWHLFDATWQNPFDSAQVIIKHLMGLHKPIYHPMNDCGDHVVVMNSRDIALPGDEWRKRVYFHHTTYPGGASWTLAWELHNKNPTLVIKKAVYNGMDGNLQRRHTMQRLHVFPDDKIPEEILKNISNQIRYLRPVPTRLDHISPEEVENYPKIVDYPKQYILR